The proteins below come from a single Triticum aestivum cultivar Chinese Spring chromosome 5D, IWGSC CS RefSeq v2.1, whole genome shotgun sequence genomic window:
- the LOC123123466 gene encoding protein synthesis inhibitor II: MSPVQHAATRSTLTDVAFKTSPYIPGMTSCAVLQIEVGLGFFFDSTSKHICAPVAYKFIANSFFFVHPPIIDLALVRPSHPTMATNPRFVASFDVESSDKYTSFIAGIRSRVANTKHYSHNVPVLPPADPPGTPPRRWFHVVLRTRTSTLTLAIRADNLYLEGFRSSNGTWWELTPRIIAGATHLGFGGTYRDLLGDTDKLAGVALGPQQMAEAVNALAARTAADAGSGAKQQQAREAVVALLLMVNEAARFQTVSGFVAGLMHPRAAKNKGTITGEMKAQVNGWQDLSAALLKTDKYGDASTSKNSKDKKPTPKGPEKSAPEGPATFTAFDKIGVKTADQAAATLAILLFVAVEGGMARDKALQLFRGTPNY; encoded by the coding sequence ATGTCGCCGGTTCAACATGCCGCGACCCGTTCCACGCTGACTGATGTCGCCTTCAAGACGTCTCCATACATCCCAGGCATGACCAGCTGCGCTGTGTTGCAAATCGAAGTTGGCCTTGGCTTCTTCTTTGATTCAACTAGCAAGCATATATGCGCGCCTGTTGCCTATAAATTCATCGCCAACTCGTTCTTCTTCGTCCATCCTCCCATCATCGATCTCGCATTAGTTCGTCCATCTCATCCAACCATGGCAACCAACCCTCGGTTCGTGGCGTCGTTCGACGTGGAGAGCAGCGACAAGTACACCAGCTTCATCGCGGGCATCCGCAGCAGGGTCGCCAACACGAAGCACTACTCCCACAACGTCCCCGTGCTGCCGCCGGCGGACCCGCCCGGCACCCCGCCGCGCCGGTGGTTCCACGTGGTGCTCAGGACGCGGACCAGCACGCTCACGCTCGCCATCCGGGCCGACAACCTCTACCTGGAGGGCTTCCGGAGCAGCAACGGCACGTGGTGGGAGCTCACGCCCCGCATCATCGCGGGCGCCACCCACCTGGGCTTCGGCGGCACCTACCGCGACCTCCTCGGCGACACGGACAAGCTGGCCGGCGTCGCGCTCGGCCCGCAGCAGATGGCCGAGGCCGTGAACGCGCTCGCCGCGCGCACCGCGGCCGACGCCGGCTCCGGTGCCAAGCAGCAGCAGGCGAGGGAGGCCGTGGTGGCGCTGCTGCTCATGGTGAACGAGGCCGCGCGGTTCCAGACCGTGTCGGGGTTCGTGGCCGGCCTGATGCACCCGAGGGCGGCGAAGAACAAAGGGACCATCACCGGGGAGATGAAAGCGCAGGTGAACGGGTGGCAGGACCTCTCCGCGGCGCTGCTGAAGACGGATAAATATGGAGACGCATCTACTAGCAAGAACTCTAAAGACAAGAAGCCAACGCCGAAAGGCCCGGAAAAATCAGCTCCTGAAGGCCCGGCAACGTTCACGGCGTTTGACAAGATCGGGGTGAAGACGGCGGACCAGGCGGCCGCCACGCTGGCGATCCTGCTGTTCGTCGCCGTGGAGGGCGGGATGGCCAGGGACAAGGCGCTGCAGCTGTTTCGTGGGACTCCAAATTACTAG